Proteins co-encoded in one Bradyrhizobium sp. 170 genomic window:
- a CDS encoding aldo/keto reductase — protein MLFVEANGAKIPAIGLGTWELRGRSCARLVEQALRLGYRHIDTAQMYENEREVGEGLRASGVKRDQVFLTTKIWPSHFAPHDLERSAKESLVRLRLTEVDLLLLHWPNPQVPLVETLGALARIKQQGLARHIGVSNFTVTLIEEAVASCSEPLVCDQVEYHPYLDQTKVRQACARHGMAVVAYSPVAKGRIKNDRALLRIGDRYRKTAAQICLRWLVQQGVAAIPRTSKLERLSENIEILDFELSEADMQQISGMGSAGGRLTDFGFAPKWD, from the coding sequence ATGCTGTTTGTCGAAGCCAATGGCGCAAAAATACCGGCGATCGGGCTGGGCACCTGGGAATTGCGTGGGCGAAGCTGCGCCCGCCTGGTCGAGCAGGCGCTGCGGCTCGGCTATCGCCACATCGACACCGCGCAGATGTACGAAAACGAACGCGAGGTCGGCGAGGGCTTGCGCGCCTCGGGCGTGAAGCGCGATCAGGTCTTCCTCACCACCAAGATCTGGCCCTCGCATTTCGCGCCTCACGATCTGGAGCGTTCGGCCAAGGAAAGCCTGGTGCGACTGCGCCTGACCGAGGTCGACCTGTTGCTGCTGCACTGGCCGAACCCGCAGGTGCCGCTGGTCGAGACGCTCGGCGCGCTGGCACGGATCAAGCAGCAGGGGCTCGCGCGGCATATCGGCGTGTCCAATTTCACCGTGACCCTGATCGAGGAGGCGGTGGCTTCATGTTCGGAGCCGCTGGTGTGCGACCAGGTCGAGTACCATCCCTATCTCGACCAGACCAAGGTGAGGCAGGCCTGCGCGCGCCATGGCATGGCCGTGGTGGCCTATAGTCCGGTCGCCAAGGGCCGCATCAAGAACGATCGCGCGCTGCTGCGGATCGGCGACCGCTATCGCAAGACGGCGGCGCAAATCTGCCTGCGCTGGCTGGTGCAGCAGGGCGTGGCGGCCATCCCGCGGACGTCGAAACTCGAGCGGCTCTCGGAGAACATCGAGATCCTCGATTTCGAGCTGTCGGAAGCGGACATGCAGCAGATTTCCGGCATGGGCAGCGCCGGGGGCCGGCTCACGGATTTCGGTTTCGCGCCGAAATGGGATTGA
- the mgtE gene encoding magnesium transporter — translation MAEKIDVAQAADALSAQGSVLDHLPMRDEENQLRREFVEEITRAIHAADRPLLCEVVAELHEADLGDLIGALEPEDRVTLVELTGADFDFSALNEVDDSVREEILEELEPETVAEGVRELESDDAVQLLQGLDEEDKEEILEKLPPSERVALERSLLYPENSAGRRMQSEFIAVPPDWTVGQAIDYMRDTPDLPGRFYEIYAVDAENHWQGAVSLDTLLRARRPVPIADLIDEDRRRVSVLDDQEEVARMFGKYNLVAAPVVDTTNRLVGVITIDDVVDVIEEEADEDLKALGGVTSDEELSDSVWTIARARFNWLLVNLATAFLASSVLGLFEGQLEKMVALAVLAPIVASQGGNAATQTMTVAVRALATRELGSNNAFRVVMREAMVGLVNGLAFAVITGVAAVAWFKIPGLGIVIGLAIICNLVAGALGGILIPMVLDRVRADPAVASGTFVTTITDVVGFFSFLGIATLWFGLK, via the coding sequence ATGGCCGAGAAGATCGACGTTGCCCAGGCCGCAGACGCGCTGTCAGCGCAGGGCTCGGTACTCGACCATCTGCCGATGCGGGACGAAGAGAACCAGCTCCGCCGCGAGTTTGTCGAGGAGATCACGCGCGCCATCCACGCCGCCGACCGGCCGCTGTTGTGCGAGGTGGTGGCGGAACTTCACGAGGCCGATCTCGGCGATTTGATCGGGGCCCTCGAGCCTGAGGACCGTGTCACGCTGGTCGAACTGACCGGCGCCGATTTCGACTTCTCGGCGCTGAACGAGGTCGACGATTCCGTCCGCGAGGAAATCCTCGAGGAACTCGAACCGGAGACGGTCGCGGAGGGCGTTCGCGAGCTGGAATCCGACGACGCCGTCCAACTGCTTCAAGGCCTCGACGAGGAGGACAAGGAAGAGATCCTCGAAAAGCTGCCGCCCTCCGAGCGCGTCGCGCTGGAGCGGAGCCTGCTTTATCCGGAAAATTCCGCAGGCCGGCGGATGCAATCCGAGTTCATCGCGGTGCCGCCGGACTGGACCGTCGGCCAGGCGATCGACTACATGCGCGACACCCCGGACCTGCCGGGCCGGTTCTACGAGATCTACGCGGTGGATGCCGAAAATCACTGGCAGGGTGCGGTCTCGCTCGACACGCTGCTGCGGGCGCGCCGGCCTGTGCCGATCGCCGATCTCATCGACGAGGACCGCCGCCGCGTCTCCGTGCTGGACGACCAGGAAGAGGTCGCGCGGATGTTCGGCAAGTACAATCTGGTCGCGGCTCCCGTGGTCGACACCACCAACCGGCTGGTCGGCGTCATCACCATCGACGACGTGGTCGACGTCATCGAGGAGGAGGCCGACGAGGATCTGAAGGCGCTCGGCGGCGTCACCAGCGACGAAGAATTGTCCGACAGTGTCTGGACCATCGCGCGCGCCCGCTTCAACTGGCTGCTGGTCAATCTGGCGACGGCGTTTCTGGCGTCCTCCGTGCTCGGCCTGTTCGAGGGCCAGCTTGAGAAGATGGTGGCGCTCGCCGTGCTGGCGCCGATCGTGGCGAGCCAGGGCGGCAACGCCGCGACCCAGACCATGACGGTGGCGGTGCGGGCGCTGGCGACCCGCGAACTCGGCTCCAATAATGCGTTCCGCGTCGTCATGCGCGAGGCGATGGTCGGCCTCGTCAACGGGCTCGCCTTTGCCGTGATCACCGGCGTCGCCGCGGTGGCCTGGTTCAAGATCCCGGGTCTCGGCATCGTGATCGGCCTTGCCATCATCTGCAACCTGGTGGCCGGCGCGCTTGGTGGCATTCTGATCCCGATGGTGCTGGACCGGGTGCGCGCCGACCCCGCGGTGGCGTCGGGGACTTTCGTCACGACCATCACCGACGTGGTCGGCTTCTTCTCGTTCCTCGGCATCGCCACGCTGTGGTTCGGGCTGAAGTAG
- a CDS encoding helix-turn-helix domain-containing protein, with amino-acid sequence MQRLRLKADGRIVELRDGQEFPLAPTMPGVALAIPAPEPALAMPTVSPTTPDVTPGETPALPAVRDLRRRAQLTQLEFAARLGVPVETIRNWEQGKRAPRGPARALLAVIAHSPETVFAALATEEPSPV; translated from the coding sequence ATGCAGCGCTTGCGGCTGAAAGCGGACGGACGGATCGTCGAACTGCGGGACGGGCAGGAGTTCCCGCTCGCGCCGACGATGCCCGGAGTCGCCCTTGCGATCCCCGCGCCCGAGCCCGCGCTTGCAATGCCCACCGTCTCGCCCACAACGCCGGACGTTACACCCGGCGAAACCCCGGCCTTGCCGGCGGTGCGCGACCTGCGCCGCCGTGCGCAGCTGACGCAACTCGAATTCGCGGCCAGGCTTGGCGTGCCCGTCGAAACCATCCGGAACTGGGAGCAGGGCAAGCGTGCACCGCGCGGACCGGCGCGGGCGCTGCTCGCCGTGATTGCCCATTCGCCGGAAACCGTTTTCGCAGCGCTGGCCACGGAGGAACCGTCGCCCGTCTAG